Proteins co-encoded in one Desulfuromonas sp. genomic window:
- the leuD gene encoding 3-isopropylmalate dehydratase small subunit, producing MKKTFGGPAIFLDRSDINTDEIIPAKYLTEVTKEALQPYMLEDLKLEGFDPKGEKLKNARVVVSRENFGCGSSREHAPWVFEVNGVHTIIAQSYARIFRQNTFNGGMLAIELPKDDLDRLFALEGAGEVEIAVDLEKQAVVAKAGGKTESFAFEITPFDKALVEAGGWVEFADARY from the coding sequence ATGAAAAAAACCTTCGGCGGCCCGGCGATCTTCCTCGACCGGTCCGACATCAACACCGACGAGATCATTCCCGCCAAGTACCTCACCGAGGTGACCAAGGAGGCCCTTCAGCCCTACATGCTCGAGGATCTCAAGCTCGAAGGCTTCGATCCCAAGGGGGAGAAACTGAAGAACGCCCGGGTGGTCGTCAGCCGCGAGAATTTCGGCTGCGGCTCCTCCCGCGAGCACGCTCCCTGGGTCTTCGAGGTCAACGGGGTGCATACCATCATCGCCCAGAGCTACGCCCGCATCTTCCGCCAGAACACTTTCAACGGCGGCATGCTCGCCATCGAGCTGCCGAAAGACGACCTCGACCGGCTCTTTGCTCTGGAGGGGGCAGGGGAGGTGGAGATCGCCGTCGATCTGGAGAAGCAGGCCGTCGTCGCCAAGGCCGGCGGCAAGACGGAGAGCTTCGCTTTCGAAATCACCCCTTTCGACAAGGCCCTGGTGGAAGCCGGCGGCTGGGTGGAGTTCGCCGACGCGCGTTACTAG
- a CDS encoding putative Ig domain-containing protein, which translates to MVAGHERYGAATAQLDLNTSAGRSEEGPRELVFIEGDVADYPSLVEGRAPGKEYFILNPTLPGLEQVAKILEGKSGIRTLHLVTHGSEGGIHLGTETLTEKNLFGHSAALEAVGRALGGDAEILLYGCNVARGARGASFVSALAEATGATVAASTDITGSRDGGGDSVLEFSTGRVTSEVLAGLSRYSHTLVASTTTYTFDSDKEGWTGDRFGWWDGAISAPTNSPIINLAPPAAAYIQSLQIRSYLGTGNNFTLRVSYQGSVVYSTTITYTQTAYSTLTINQNVDRLEFEISGAGNGWMYPEIDNVVTQGVVNLNAPPTAANNTVYPLAGEGFGFNASHFGYQDADGDPLAKVTIVTVPAAGTLVIPAEGGRERTLTNGATVTKEELAAGSLRYTPSGSTDSSFTFKVNDGTDDSVATYTMTLDVVSAPKITGVSSTTADGTYKAGDTVAVTVTFDQAVTVTGAPQLTLETGATDAVVNYASGSGANTLTFNYTVAAGHASVDLDYTGTAALALNAGTIRGEGNIDAVLTLASPGASGSLGAGKAIVIDGVKPTVSSVSVPAAGTYGVFDTLDFTVTFGEPVTVSGTASKLGLTVGSISKEASYLSSEGASVVYRYTVQDGDDDGDGISVGALALNHGSIVDGAGNAADLTLNSVGDTSGVLVGSASIGDLVWNDSNGNGARDGGETGIDGVTIDLIADANENGRIDGGESAVDTATTAVGGAYDFTNLPAGKYVVDVTDTEGVLDGYNVTTDNDPLAVTLASGEDSNVADFGYKPADSTAPTLAEVTKVDTPTKNTTPSYTFSTDEAGTLAVGGSCGTSSSTSVAAGNVTVTLTKPDNHSALADGSYDDCTLKVTDAANNSSEALAISTFTIDTKAPTASIGAPDVQLTRGGPVSYTVTYAGADSVSLAAGDVTLSTTGTASGSVEVSGTGTQSRTVKITSVTGSGTLGISLAADTAADAAGNSAAAAGPSATVFVDNAAPAIQSATFDSDYINAAGAAAVSFTLGAAEVEADYSYTITSGDCGSNVQSSLPLEGLPNCQVSGAGTVTSGTLQVGSIDVSGLADGTLTLSGTLTDKAGNSADPVTDTAIKDTVAPGVFSVAIDQERINAANAKAMSFTFGGAEVDTTYVYTVESDKGGKPVIGKGPLKSADQTLGSIDVSGLSDGTLTLVVILADAAGNVSKKAVTEVIKDASAPGMKGVTIDQQLINAATSRALSFTLSGAEVGASFDYTMTSSGCGNNALTSTHQPQPACGDVFGSGTVSMSPQKVAQVDVSGLPDGTLTLTVTLADKFGNKSKPYTGQVEKDASAPGQHSVAIDQQTINAGNSTMMSFTFSSAEVGAIYSYTVTSGGSSNKTPAHLANAPAPVVSGKGTVQGATETIKGIDVSQLADGTLTLSVTLSDKADNVAAPVTDTATKDTVAPDAPSVPDLVQDSDTGASNADDVTADNTPTFSGTAEPGATVSVHFVLQANNAPIQHGGPVPFKLQPTTVADGDGEWTLTLSEQAGGDYAVYATAVDTAGNGSNESKSISVTIDTTSPEQPAGALSVAENAAKGTAVGTVTAKEALGFSLADDADGRFAIDSAGSVTVVDDNKLDYETSTSHDITVVASDLAGNQSKAVLSVTVTNVNEAPTLETEIPDQPAVEDQKFHFAVPQGTFADEDAGDSLTLSATLADGGALPAWLGFAHDAFSGTPGNDEVGVLEIKVTGTDGRSASVSDTFKITVANVNDAPTVAMPISDQPANEDEKFNFAVPQGTFADVDAGDSLTLSATLADGGALPAWLAFEQNTFSGTPANDDVGILAVKVTATDGNSASVSDTFEITVANVNDAPTVAAPIPDMPAIEDERFSFIVPAGTFADDDEGDTLTLNSALADGSALPAWLGFANGTFSGTPTNDDVGALEVKVSATDGSNASVSDTFVITVANVNDAPIVATPIADQPATEDEPFAFAVPEGTFADEDEGDSLTLVATLADGSALPAWLAFEQNTFTGTPTNDDVGILEVKVTATDGNSASVSDTFEITVANVNDAPTVETEIPDLPATEDEPFVFTVPAGSFADVDEGDTLILDATLADGSALPAWLAFEQNTFTGTPTNDDVAILEVKVTATDGEGATVSDTFVITVINVNDPPVAGDDTVSTREDNSVTFSPLGNDGDVDSAVLTVASVSKAAHGSVSMGQDGTVTYAPVANYNGPDSFSYTVSDGKATDSATVSVTVTAVNDRPVITGQAFELSVAQGGSLTLAVTDLLVTDPDDTAFTLGVRDGLRYSVNGTTVTAAAGAKGTLTVPVAVHDGTTASEFFAVTLIVTDGTAPTVTADPAGGLFKDDVSVILSAEDNEDANPTITYSLDGGAPATPYDGGAIHIEESLTLRFAAEDADGNRSATAEAAFTIDLEAPVIVLSTLADGSVTAEEVLNVSGTVTDDVGVKGLTVNEQEVLLGSDGSFSAAVALEEGANSVTALATDQVGRQASQTFSVTRDAKAPQLTVTAPADGSVVDRELVTVSGSADEGATVTVALNGGDAEQAVRVGDKFSATVTLQPGMNTISVAAQAKGKTSSAKRSVTLGEKQLSLAITDPAKDGAVYRKSMTLKGTVNSSDPEKVTVTVGETTHSPKLSESGAFEQELTFPKAGTFSVIVTATDASGETVSAVRNVIYDPPILMDVNGDGKVTPLDVLLVINFLNNNGSSPTPKAFAAGDVNHDGYITAIDALMIINHLNSGSGG; encoded by the coding sequence GTGGTCGCTGGCCATGAACGGTACGGGGCGGCGACGGCACAGCTTGACCTAAACACGAGCGCGGGCCGGTCGGAAGAGGGGCCGAGGGAGCTGGTTTTTATCGAGGGGGACGTCGCCGACTACCCGAGTCTGGTAGAAGGAAGGGCCCCTGGAAAAGAGTATTTCATCCTCAATCCGACCCTACCAGGTCTTGAGCAGGTCGCGAAGATCCTGGAGGGGAAAAGCGGCATCCGCACCCTTCACCTCGTCACCCACGGTTCGGAAGGGGGCATCCACCTGGGGACAGAAACCCTGACCGAAAAGAACCTCTTTGGACACTCTGCCGCGCTGGAGGCTGTTGGCCGTGCCTTAGGCGGGGACGCCGAGATTCTGCTCTATGGCTGCAACGTGGCGAGGGGCGCGCGCGGTGCGTCCTTTGTCTCGGCACTGGCCGAGGCGACCGGTGCAACCGTCGCGGCTTCGACCGACATCACCGGATCCCGGGACGGGGGGGGCGATAGCGTACTGGAATTCTCCACCGGCAGGGTCACGAGTGAGGTGCTCGCTGGTCTGAGCCGTTATTCCCACACCCTGGTTGCATCCACCACGACCTATACCTTCGACTCCGATAAGGAGGGCTGGACGGGTGATCGTTTTGGGTGGTGGGATGGTGCTATCTCTGCCCCCACAAACTCCCCTATCATCAACCTTGCCCCCCCGGCAGCGGCCTACATTCAGAGCCTTCAGATTCGCTCTTATCTGGGTACCGGGAATAACTTTACACTGCGGGTCTCTTACCAAGGCAGCGTGGTCTACTCGACCACAATCACGTACACACAAACCGCTTATTCCACTTTGACGATCAACCAGAATGTCGATCGTTTGGAATTTGAAATTTCGGGAGCCGGCAATGGGTGGATGTACCCGGAAATCGATAATGTCGTCACGCAAGGCGTAGTAAATCTCAACGCCCCCCCGACGGCCGCCAACAACACCGTCTACCCCCTCGCGGGGGAGGGCTTTGGCTTCAATGCGTCCCATTTCGGGTACCAAGACGCCGACGGCGACCCCCTGGCCAAGGTGACCATCGTCACCGTGCCGGCTGCAGGGACTTTGGTGATACCCGCTGAAGGTGGGAGGGAGAGAACCCTTACCAATGGCGCGACAGTCACCAAGGAGGAACTCGCCGCCGGCAGCCTGAGATACACCCCGAGCGGGAGCACCGACTCCTCCTTCACCTTCAAGGTCAACGACGGCACCGACGACAGCGTCGCCACCTATACCATGACCCTTGACGTCGTCTCCGCCCCGAAGATCACCGGGGTCTCCTCGACGACTGCCGACGGCACCTATAAGGCCGGCGACACGGTGGCGGTGACCGTCACCTTCGACCAGGCGGTCACCGTGACCGGGGCGCCCCAGCTGACCCTGGAGACCGGCGCCACCGACGCGGTCGTGAACTACGCCTCCGGCTCGGGGGCGAACACCCTGACCTTCAATTACACCGTTGCGGCGGGCCACGCCAGTGTTGATCTCGACTACACCGGAACCGCCGCCCTCGCCCTCAACGCCGGCACCATCAGGGGGGAAGGCAACATCGACGCGGTCCTGACCCTTGCCTCCCCGGGGGCCTCGGGCTCCCTCGGGGCCGGCAAGGCGATCGTGATCGACGGCGTCAAGCCCACCGTTTCCTCGGTCAGCGTCCCCGCCGCCGGCACCTACGGCGTCTTCGACACCCTCGACTTCACCGTCACCTTCGGCGAGCCGGTCACCGTTAGCGGGACGGCCTCGAAACTCGGGCTGACCGTGGGCAGCATTTCCAAGGAGGCGTCTTACCTGTCGAGCGAAGGTGCCTCGGTGGTCTACCGGTACACGGTGCAGGACGGCGACGACGACGGGGACGGCATCTCCGTAGGGGCCCTCGCCCTGAACCACGGCTCCATCGTGGATGGGGCCGGCAACGCCGCCGATCTGACCCTGAACAGCGTCGGCGACACCTCCGGGGTCCTCGTGGGCAGCGCCTCCATCGGCGACCTCGTCTGGAACGACTCGAACGGCAACGGAGCGCGGGACGGCGGCGAAACCGGCATCGACGGCGTCACGATAGACCTCATCGCTGATGCCAACGAAAACGGGCGAATTGACGGCGGAGAATCTGCCGTGGATACTGCGACCACCGCCGTCGGCGGGGCCTACGACTTTACCAATCTCCCCGCCGGCAAATACGTCGTCGACGTTACCGACACCGAGGGCGTCCTCGACGGCTACAATGTGACTACCGACAACGACCCCCTGGCCGTGACCCTGGCCTCCGGTGAGGATTCCAACGTCGCCGACTTCGGCTACAAACCGGCCGACTCCACCGCCCCGACCCTGGCCGAGGTGACCAAGGTGGACACCCCGACAAAGAACACCACCCCTTCGTACACCTTCAGCACCGACGAGGCCGGCACCCTCGCCGTCGGCGGCAGCTGCGGCACCAGCAGCAGCACCTCCGTTGCCGCGGGGAACGTTACCGTCACCCTGACCAAACCCGATAACCACAGCGCCTTGGCCGACGGGAGCTACGACGACTGCACCTTGAAGGTCACCGACGCTGCGAACAATTCCAGCGAGGCCCTCGCCATTTCGACCTTCACCATCGACACCAAGGCCCCGACGGCGAGCATCGGTGCGCCCGACGTTCAGCTCACCCGTGGCGGGCCGGTCAGCTACACCGTCACCTACGCAGGGGCCGACAGCGTCTCGCTGGCCGCCGGCGACGTCACCCTGTCCACCACGGGGACGGCCAGCGGCTCCGTCGAGGTCTCCGGCACAGGTACACAGAGCCGAACCGTGAAGATCACCTCCGTTACCGGAAGCGGCACCCTCGGGATCAGCCTCGCCGCCGACACCGCGGCCGACGCGGCCGGCAACAGCGCTGCGGCCGCCGGCCCGAGCGCCACCGTATTCGTGGACAACGCCGCGCCGGCGATCCAGAGCGCGACTTTCGACAGCGATTACATCAACGCCGCCGGCGCCGCCGCGGTCAGCTTCACCCTCGGCGCCGCCGAGGTGGAGGCCGACTACAGCTACACCATCACCTCCGGCGACTGCGGCAGCAACGTCCAATCCAGCCTTCCCCTCGAAGGCCTGCCGAACTGCCAGGTCAGCGGCGCCGGCACTGTGACCTCGGGGACTCTTCAGGTCGGGTCGATCGACGTGAGCGGCCTGGCCGACGGCACCCTGACCCTGAGCGGGACCCTGACCGACAAGGCGGGCAACAGCGCCGACCCGGTCACCGACACGGCGATCAAGGACACCGTCGCCCCGGGCGTTTTCTCCGTGGCGATCGATCAGGAGCGCATCAACGCTGCCAACGCCAAGGCGATGAGTTTCACCTTTGGCGGGGCCGAGGTCGACACGACCTATGTATATACGGTTGAATCTGACAAAGGCGGAAAACCGGTAATTGGAAAGGGCCCTTTGAAAAGCGCCGACCAAACACTCGGTTCCATCGACGTGAGCGGTCTGAGCGACGGCACCCTGACCCTGGTCGTGATCCTGGCCGATGCGGCCGGCAACGTGAGCAAGAAGGCCGTCACCGAAGTCATCAAGGACGCCAGTGCCCCGGGCATGAAAGGGGTCACCATCGACCAGCAGCTGATCAACGCGGCCACGAGCCGCGCCCTGAGCTTCACCCTCAGCGGGGCTGAGGTGGGGGCCAGCTTCGACTACACCATGACATCCAGCGGCTGCGGGAACAACGCGCTGACCAGCACCCACCAACCCCAACCGGCCTGCGGCGACGTCTTCGGCAGCGGCACGGTGTCGATGTCCCCGCAGAAGGTCGCTCAGGTCGACGTGAGCGGCCTTCCCGATGGCACCCTGACCCTGACCGTCACCCTGGCGGACAAGTTCGGCAACAAGAGCAAGCCGTATACCGGCCAGGTCGAAAAGGACGCCTCCGCGCCCGGCCAGCACTCGGTGGCGATCGACCAGCAGACGATCAACGCCGGCAACTCCACGATGATGTCTTTCACCTTCAGCAGCGCCGAGGTGGGCGCTATCTACAGCTATACGGTCACCTCCGGCGGCAGTTCGAACAAAACCCCGGCCCATCTAGCCAACGCCCCTGCTCCGGTCGTTAGCGGGAAGGGCACGGTCCAGGGAGCCACCGAGACCATAAAGGGGATCGACGTGTCCCAATTGGCCGACGGCACTCTGACCCTAAGCGTGACCCTCTCCGACAAGGCGGACAATGTCGCCGCCCCGGTCACCGACACGGCGACAAAAGACACCGTTGCTCCCGATGCCCCTTCGGTCCCCGACCTGGTGCAGGATAGCGACACCGGCGCTTCGAACGCTGACGACGTGACCGCCGACAACACCCCCACCTTCAGCGGCACCGCCGAACCGGGTGCCACGGTGTCTGTCCATTTCGTGCTTCAGGCAAACAATGCCCCCATCCAGCATGGCGGTCCCGTTCCGTTCAAGCTGCAGCCCACGACCGTCGCCGACGGCGACGGGGAATGGACCCTGACTCTTTCCGAGCAGGCCGGCGGCGACTACGCGGTTTACGCCACCGCCGTCGACACCGCAGGCAATGGGAGCAACGAGTCGAAGTCGATCAGCGTGACCATCGACACGACCTCGCCGGAGCAGCCCGCCGGGGCTCTCAGCGTCGCCGAGAACGCGGCCAAGGGAACGGCTGTCGGCACCGTGACCGCCAAAGAGGCCTTGGGCTTCTCCCTCGCGGACGACGCCGATGGGCGCTTCGCCATCGACTCTGCCGGTTCGGTCACCGTCGTCGACGATAACAAGCTCGACTACGAGACGAGCACGAGCCACGACATCACCGTCGTCGCCTCCGACCTTGCCGGCAACCAGAGCAAGGCCGTCCTGAGCGTCACCGTGACCAACGTCAACGAGGCCCCGACCCTCGAAACGGAGATCCCCGACCAGCCTGCGGTCGAGGACCAGAAGTTCCATTTCGCGGTTCCGCAAGGGACCTTCGCCGACGAGGACGCCGGGGACAGCCTGACCCTGAGCGCAACCCTGGCCGATGGCGGGGCACTGCCGGCGTGGCTCGGTTTCGCTCACGACGCCTTCAGCGGCACCCCGGGCAACGACGAGGTCGGGGTTCTGGAGATCAAGGTGACCGGCACTGACGGCCGCAGCGCCTCGGTCTCCGATACCTTCAAGATCACCGTGGCCAACGTCAATGACGCCCCGACCGTGGCCATGCCGATCTCCGACCAGCCGGCGAACGAAGACGAGAAGTTTAACTTCGCCGTTCCGCAGGGGACCTTCGCCGACGTGGACGCCGGTGACAGCCTGACCTTGAGCGCCACCCTGGCCGATGGCGGGGCGCTGCCGGCGTGGCTCGCTTTCGAGCAGAACACCTTCAGCGGCACCCCGGCCAACGACGACGTCGGCATCCTGGCGGTCAAGGTGACCGCCACCGACGGCAACAGCGCTTCGGTTTCCGATACCTTCGAGATTACCGTGGCGAACGTCAACGATGCCCCGACCGTGGCGGCGCCGATTCCCGACATGCCGGCCATCGAGGATGAGCGTTTCTCCTTCATCGTGCCCGCCGGGACCTTCGCAGACGATGACGAAGGCGATACCCTGACCCTGAACTCTGCCCTGGCCGACGGCTCGGCGCTGCCTGCGTGGCTTGGTTTCGCTAACGGCACCTTTAGCGGTACCCCGACCAACGACGATGTCGGGGCCCTGGAGGTGAAGGTGAGTGCCACCGACGGCAGCAATGCCTCGGTCTCCGACACCTTCGTGATCACCGTGGCCAACGTCAACGACGCCCCCATCGTGGCGACACCGATCGCCGACCAACCGGCGACCGAGGACGAGCCTTTCGCCTTCGCCGTGCCGGAGGGGACCTTCGCCGACGAGGACGAAGGCGACAGCCTGACCCTGGTGGCCACCCTGGCCGACGGTTCGGCGCTGCCGGCGTGGCTGGCTTTCGAACAGAACACCTTTACCGGCACCCCTACAAACGACGACGTCGGCATCCTGGAGGTCAAGGTGACCGCCACCGACGGCAACAGCGCTTCGGTTTCCGATACCTTCGAGATTACCGTGGCGAATGTCAACGACGCCCCGACCGTGGAGACGGAAATCCCTGACCTGCCGGCGACCGAGGACGAGCCCTTTGTCTTCACCGTGCCGGCCGGGTCCTTTGCCGACGTGGACGAAGGAGACACCCTGATACTGGACGCCACCCTGGCCGACGGTTCAGCGCTGCCGGCGTGGCTGGCCTTCGAACAGAACACCTTTACCGGCACCCCTACAAACGACGACGTCGCCATCCTGGAGGTCAAGGTGACCGCCACCGACGGGGAGGGCGCCACGGTCTCCGACACCTTCGTCATTACCGTGATCAACGTCAACGACCCGCCGGTCGCTGGGGACGACACGGTCTCCACCAGGGAGGACAACAGCGTGACCTTCTCGCCCCTGGGTAACGACGGCGACGTGGACAGCGCCGTTCTGACCGTGGCGAGTGTTTCCAAGGCGGCCCACGGCAGTGTCAGCATGGGTCAGGACGGAACCGTTACCTACGCCCCTGTTGCAAACTATAACGGCCCGGACAGCTTCTCCTACACCGTCAGCGACGGGAAGGCGACCGACAGCGCCACGGTGAGCGTCACCGTCACCGCGGTCAACGACCGGCCGGTGATCACCGGGCAGGCCTTCGAACTCAGCGTCGCCCAAGGGGGCAGCCTCACCCTGGCCGTCACCGACCTGCTTGTGACGGACCCCGACGACACTGCCTTCACCCTCGGGGTGCGCGACGGCCTGCGCTACAGCGTCAACGGCACGACCGTGACCGCCGCAGCCGGCGCCAAAGGAACCCTGACAGTCCCGGTGGCGGTCCACGACGGCACTACCGCCAGCGAATTCTTCGCCGTCACCCTCATCGTCACCGACGGCACCGCCCCGACGGTCACTGCCGACCCGGCAGGCGGGCTCTTCAAGGACGATGTGAGCGTGATCCTGTCGGCCGAGGACAACGAGGATGCCAACCCGACCATCACCTACAGCCTCGACGGGGGCGCCCCGGCGACTCCCTATGACGGCGGCGCCATCCATATCGAGGAGAGCCTGACCCTGCGCTTCGCTGCCGAGGACGCCGACGGCAACCGCAGCGCGACGGCCGAGGCGGCCTTCACCATCGACCTTGAGGCGCCGGTCATCGTCCTGTCCACCCTGGCCGATGGCAGCGTCACCGCCGAAGAGGTCCTCAACGTCTCCGGCACCGTCACCGACGATGTCGGCGTGAAGGGCCTGACCGTCAACGAGCAGGAGGTTCTCCTCGGCTCCGACGGCAGCTTCAGCGCCGCGGTCGCCCTCGAGGAGGGGGCCAACAGCGTCACCGCCCTGGCCACCGATCAGGTCGGGCGACAGGCGAGCCAGACCTTCAGCGTGACCCGGGACGCCAAGGCCCCCCAACTGACCGTTACCGCTCCGGCCGATGGCAGCGTGGTCGACAGGGAGCTGGTCACGGTGAGCGGAAGCGCCGATGAGGGCGCGACCGTGACCGTCGCACTCAACGGCGGGGACGCCGAGCAGGCCGTGAGGGTCGGGGACAAGTTCTCCGCGACTGTCACCCTGCAGCCCGGCATGAACACCATCTCCGTGGCCGCCCAAGCCAAGGGCAAGACGAGCAGCGCCAAGCGTTCGGTCACCCTGGGCGAAAAGCAGCTCAGCCTGGCGATCACCGACCCGGCCAAGGACGGAGCGGTCTACCGCAAGAGCATGACCCTGAAGGGGACCGTGAATAGTTCCGACCCGGAGAAGGTGACAGTCACCGTCGGCGAGACGACCCATTCCCCGAAACTCAGCGAGAGCGGCGCCTTCGAACAGGAGTTGACCTTCCCGAAGGCCGGAACCTTCTCCGTGATCGTTACCGCCACGGACGCCTCGGGAGAGACCGTCAGCGCGGTGCGCAACGTCATCTACGACCCGCCGATCCTCATGGACGTCAACGGGGACGGAAAGGTCACCCCGCTGGACGTGCTGCTCGTGATCAACTTCCTCAACAATAACGGATCCTCTCCGACCCCGAAGGCGTTTGCCGCAGGGGATGTCAACCACGACGGTTACATCACCGCCATTGACGCCCTGATGATCATCAATCACCTCAACTCCGGGTCAGGTGGTTAA
- the leuB gene encoding 3-isopropylmalate dehydrogenase, whose amino-acid sequence MAQQFKIAVLPGDGIGPEVMDEALKVLDAVEQKFDVRIERNFANVGGIAIDEDGKALPESTVATCKASDAILFGSVGGPKWESLPPDEQPERGALLPLRKIFGLFCNLRPAIIFPALTGASSLKEEVIEGGFNILVVRELTGGIYFAEPKGIEGEGGARTGFDTMKYSDAEVERISHVAFEAARKRGSKVCSIDKANVLSTSVLWREVVERVAKEYPDVELSHMYVDNAAMQLVRWPKQFDVMLCGNMFGDIISDEAAMLTGSLGMLPSASLAEGSFGMYEPSGGSAPDIAGQGIANPIAQILSASMMLRYSFGMLDAADAVDAAVEKTLNAGYRTGDIYQGLDGEKKVNTKEMGDAIVAAL is encoded by the coding sequence ATGGCGCAGCAGTTCAAGATTGCCGTTCTGCCGGGTGACGGCATCGGCCCCGAGGTGATGGACGAGGCCCTCAAGGTTCTCGATGCGGTGGAGCAGAAATTCGATGTCCGGATTGAGCGGAATTTCGCCAACGTCGGCGGCATCGCTATCGACGAGGACGGCAAGGCGCTGCCCGAGTCGACCGTCGCGACCTGCAAGGCGTCCGACGCCATTCTGTTCGGCTCCGTCGGCGGACCCAAGTGGGAGTCTCTTCCCCCCGACGAGCAGCCCGAGCGCGGCGCTCTGCTGCCCCTGCGCAAGATCTTCGGTCTCTTCTGCAATCTGCGCCCCGCGATCATCTTCCCCGCCCTGACCGGCGCCTCCAGCCTGAAAGAAGAGGTTATCGAGGGGGGCTTCAACATCCTCGTGGTCCGCGAGCTGACCGGCGGCATCTACTTCGCCGAGCCGAAGGGGATCGAAGGGGAGGGCGGCGCCAGGACCGGCTTCGACACCATGAAGTATTCCGACGCCGAGGTCGAGCGCATCAGCCACGTCGCCTTCGAGGCCGCCCGCAAGCGCGGCAGCAAGGTCTGCTCCATCGACAAGGCCAACGTTCTCTCGACCTCGGTGCTGTGGCGCGAGGTGGTCGAGCGGGTCGCCAAGGAATACCCCGACGTCGAGCTCTCCCACATGTACGTCGACAACGCCGCCATGCAGCTGGTGCGCTGGCCGAAGCAGTTCGACGTGATGCTCTGCGGCAACATGTTCGGCGACATCATCTCCGACGAGGCGGCGATGCTCACCGGCTCCCTCGGCATGCTCCCCTCCGCGTCGCTGGCCGAGGGCAGCTTCGGCATGTACGAGCCCTCCGGCGGCAGCGCTCCGGATATCGCAGGCCAGGGAATCGCCAACCCCATCGCTCAGATCCTCTCTGCCTCGATGATGCTGCGCTACTCCTTCGGCATGCTCGATGCGGCCGACGCCGTCGATGCCGCCGTGGAGAAGACCCTCAACGCCGGCTACCGAACCGGCGACATCTATCAGGGATTGGACGGCGAAAAGAAAGTCAACACGAAGGAGATGGGCGACGCGATCGTCGCGGCTCTGTAG
- the asd gene encoding aspartate-semialdehyde dehydrogenase, whose translation MNVGLVGWRGMVGSVLLQRMQEEDDFAGIEPVFFSTSQAGDPAPMNAGTLKDASDLDELKKLDVIITCQGGDYTKSVHPELRKAGWQGYWIDAASSLRMEPDAVIILDPVNRGVIDAALAKGQKDFIGGNCTVSLMLMALGGLFRAGLVEWLSAMTYQAASGAGAPNMRELLSQMGVLEGSVAGLLADPASAILDIDQKVTATLRGDALPAKEFGFPLAGSLLPWIDREVEDGQSREEWKGFAETNKILGGASPIPVDGICVRVGAMRCHSQALTIKLTRDVPIAEIEALLANDNDWVELVPNTKADTLARLTPTAISGTLSVPVGRVRKMKMGPQYLSAFTCGDQLLWGAAEPLRRMLRILMEK comes from the coding sequence ATGAACGTCGGACTTGTCGGTTGGCGTGGCATGGTCGGGTCGGTCCTCCTGCAGCGCATGCAGGAGGAGGACGATTTCGCGGGTATCGAGCCCGTCTTCTTCTCTACGTCCCAGGCCGGGGATCCCGCCCCGATGAACGCCGGGACTCTCAAGGACGCATCGGACCTGGACGAGCTCAAGAAGCTCGACGTCATCATCACCTGCCAGGGGGGCGACTACACAAAGTCGGTCCACCCCGAACTGCGCAAGGCCGGCTGGCAGGGGTACTGGATCGATGCGGCCAGCTCCCTGCGCATGGAGCCCGACGCCGTCATTATCCTTGACCCGGTCAACCGGGGTGTCATCGACGCGGCATTGGCCAAGGGGCAGAAGGACTTCATCGGCGGCAACTGCACCGTCAGCCTCATGCTGATGGCTCTCGGCGGGCTGTTCCGCGCCGGGCTGGTGGAGTGGCTCTCCGCCATGACCTACCAGGCGGCCTCGGGAGCCGGCGCTCCAAACATGCGCGAGCTTCTCTCCCAGATGGGCGTCCTGGAGGGCTCGGTGGCCGGCCTGCTCGCCGACCCGGCCTCGGCCATCCTCGACATCGACCAGAAGGTCACCGCTACCCTGCGCGGAGACGCCCTGCCGGCGAAGGAGTTCGGCTTTCCCCTGGCCGGCAGCCTGCTGCCCTGGATCGACCGCGAGGTGGAGGACGGCCAGAGCCGGGAGGAGTGGAAGGGCTTCGCCGAGACCAACAAGATCCTCGGCGGTGCAAGCCCGATCCCCGTCGACGGGATCTGCGTGCGGGTCGGCGCCATGCGCTGCCACAGTCAGGCGCTGACGATCAAGCTGACCCGGGACGTGCCGATCGCCGAGATCGAGGCGCTGCTCGCAAACGACAACGACTGGGTCGAGCTGGTCCCCAACACCAAGGCCGACACCCTGGCCCGACTCACCCCGACCGCCATCTCGGGAACCCTGTCCGTTCCCGTCGGCAGGGTGCGCAAGATGAAGATGGGGCCGCAGTACCTTTCGGCCTTTACCTGCGGCGATCAGCTGCTGTGGGGCGCGGCTGAGCCGCTACGGCGCATGCTGCGCATCCTGATGGAAAAATAG